Proteins encoded together in one Actinomycetes bacterium window:
- the pknB gene encoding Stk1 family PASTA domain-containing Ser/Thr kinase — MTDGTISGGPRVLGGRYELGELLGRGGMAEVHVGRDTRLGRTVAIKLLRSDLARDPSFQSRFRREAQSAASLNHPNIVAVYDTGEEPLPDGAGVGPYIVMEYVHGETLRDVLRSGRRLLPERALEITEGLLAALDYSHRHGIIHRDVKPGNVMLTTSGQVKVMDFGIARAVADSAATMTATSGVLGTAQYLSPEQARGETVDSRSDVYSAGCLLYELLTGRPPFTGDSPVSVAYQHVREYAVPPSQLDADIPPSYDAVVMKALAKDPAERYATAADMAADLERARTGQPVHAAATGAAATATTAPVPGLGVETTQRLPPVAPVAVTPQEGPPPRRRVGWYVVLGIATLAVLVGAAWLAATFFGGGNGNKVTVPDLSGLTKASAQSALEKAGLTLDPNIATKTSDKPKGTVIDQDPAAGDEAAKASAVSITVSGGPANVAVPVLVGLTQPQAEQALLDVGLKRGKVTLVNDSTQPQGVVIDSNPTTGTSVAPGTPVDLKVSSGLITVPDDLVGQTVDAAIVELTNAGFQTKRQPQVNGSVPAGQVLATNPAGGTELAKGKTVQVIYAVAPSSSPPPASSSPPPSGSASPSPTKS; from the coding sequence ATGACCGACGGGACGATCAGCGGCGGGCCACGGGTCCTCGGCGGTCGCTACGAGCTCGGGGAGCTCCTCGGGCGGGGCGGGATGGCCGAGGTCCACGTGGGCCGCGACACCCGGCTCGGACGTACCGTGGCCATCAAGCTGCTGCGCAGCGACCTCGCTCGTGACCCCTCGTTCCAGTCGCGGTTCCGCCGCGAGGCCCAGTCTGCCGCGTCGCTGAACCACCCGAACATCGTCGCGGTCTACGACACCGGCGAGGAGCCGCTGCCGGACGGCGCCGGCGTGGGTCCGTACATCGTCATGGAGTACGTCCACGGGGAGACGCTGCGCGACGTCCTGCGCTCGGGCCGTCGCCTGCTGCCGGAGCGGGCGCTGGAGATCACCGAGGGACTGCTCGCCGCGTTGGACTACAGCCACCGGCACGGGATCATCCACCGAGATGTCAAGCCGGGCAACGTCATGCTCACCACGTCCGGCCAGGTCAAGGTGATGGACTTCGGCATCGCCCGCGCCGTGGCTGACAGCGCGGCGACGATGACCGCCACGTCCGGCGTGCTGGGCACCGCGCAGTACCTCTCGCCCGAGCAGGCGCGGGGGGAGACCGTGGACTCACGCAGCGACGTGTACTCCGCGGGCTGCCTGCTCTACGAGCTGCTGACCGGGCGCCCCCCGTTCACCGGCGACTCGCCGGTGTCGGTGGCCTACCAGCACGTCCGCGAGTACGCCGTCCCGCCCTCCCAGCTCGACGCCGACATCCCGCCCTCCTACGACGCGGTGGTCATGAAGGCGCTGGCCAAGGATCCCGCCGAACGCTACGCGACCGCCGCCGACATGGCCGCGGACCTGGAGCGGGCCAGGACGGGACAGCCGGTGCACGCCGCCGCGACCGGCGCCGCCGCGACGGCCACCACCGCTCCGGTCCCCGGGCTGGGCGTGGAGACCACCCAGCGGCTGCCACCGGTGGCCCCGGTCGCCGTCACCCCCCAGGAGGGGCCGCCCCCGCGGCGGCGAGTCGGCTGGTACGTCGTGCTGGGCATCGCGACCCTCGCCGTGCTGGTCGGCGCCGCCTGGCTGGCCGCGACCTTCTTCGGCGGGGGCAACGGCAACAAGGTCACCGTGCCGGACCTCTCGGGCCTGACGAAGGCGAGCGCCCAGTCAGCGCTGGAGAAGGCCGGGCTGACCCTCGACCCCAACATCGCCACCAAGACGAGCGACAAGCCCAAGGGGACCGTCATCGACCAGGACCCGGCGGCGGGTGACGAAGCGGCGAAGGCCTCCGCCGTCAGCATCACCGTCTCGGGCGGCCCGGCGAACGTCGCGGTCCCGGTGCTCGTCGGTCTCACGCAGCCGCAGGCGGAGCAGGCCCTGCTCGACGTCGGGCTCAAGCGCGGCAAGGTGACGCTGGTCAACGACAGCACCCAGCCCCAGGGCGTGGTCATCGACTCGAACCCGACGACCGGGACGTCAGTGGCGCCGGGCACCCCGGTCGACCTGAAGGTCTCCTCGGGCCTGATCACCGTGCCGGACGACCTCGTCGGCCAGACGGTGGACGCGGCGATCGTCGAGCTGACCAATGCCGGCTTCCAGACCAAGCGCCAGCCCCAGGTGAACGGCAGCGTGCCCGCCGGACAGGTGCTCGCGACCAACCCGGCGGGCGGGACCGAGCTCGCCAAGGGGAAGACCGTCCAGGTGATCTACGCCGTGGCCCCGTCGAGCAGCCCGCCGCCGGCCTCCTCCAGCCCACCACCGAGCGGGAGCGCCAGCCCGAGCCCCACCAAGTCCTGA
- a CDS encoding class E sortase — protein sequence MAAEPPVGTAATPEPPVGTAATPEPPVTAPDGPRLDRWSLVRGLGELLVTLGCVLLLFAVYELFWTNVTADRHESALRRGLEHSFGQGVSGAEGAGGPTGPASSGPSAGPVSLTVKRGQPFAIMYIPALGRHWARAVVEGVALSDLKGTVGHYPKTQLPGEVGNFAVAGHRATNGQPLANIPRVTVGSYVYVRTVQAWYVYRVTSHRIVAPDDLSVLLPVPDRPGVTPTVARLTITTCNPRWASFQRWIVFGTLVSTRPADQGPPPGLDVTG from the coding sequence GTGGCTGCTGAGCCGCCGGTGGGCACCGCGGCGACGCCGGAGCCGCCAGTGGGCACCGCGGCGACGCCGGAGCCGCCGGTGACGGCCCCTGATGGGCCCCGGCTCGACCGGTGGTCGCTGGTCCGGGGGCTGGGCGAGCTGCTGGTGACCCTCGGCTGCGTCCTGCTGCTGTTCGCCGTCTACGAGCTGTTCTGGACCAACGTCACCGCCGACCGGCACGAGAGCGCGCTTCGCCGGGGCCTCGAGCACAGCTTCGGCCAAGGCGTGTCGGGCGCCGAAGGCGCCGGCGGCCCGACCGGCCCCGCCTCGTCCGGCCCCTCAGCGGGTCCGGTCTCGTTGACCGTCAAGCGCGGGCAGCCGTTCGCGATCATGTACATCCCCGCGCTCGGTCGGCACTGGGCCCGCGCGGTCGTGGAGGGTGTGGCGCTGTCGGACCTCAAGGGCACGGTCGGGCACTACCCGAAGACCCAGCTCCCCGGCGAGGTGGGCAACTTCGCCGTGGCCGGCCACCGGGCGACCAACGGCCAGCCGCTGGCCAACATCCCGCGGGTCACGGTGGGCAGCTACGTCTACGTCCGGACCGTCCAGGCCTGGTACGTCTACCGGGTCACCTCGCACCGGATCGTCGCGCCCGACGACCTGTCCGTGCTGCTCCCCGTGCCCGACCGGCCGGGCGTCACCCCCACCGTGGCCCGGCTCACGATCACGACGTGCAACCCCCGGTGGGCCTCCTTCCAACGCTGGATCGTCTTCGGGACCCTCGTGTCCACCAGACCGGCCGACCAGGGTCCGCCCCCCGGCCTCGACGTGACGGGGTGA
- a CDS encoding PP2C family serine/threonine-protein phosphatase, with the protein MTLTLRTAARSDVGLVRTNNEDAAYVGPHLLAVADGMGGHAAGEIASSTVVAALLPLDEQEPGPDLDVTLRRGIDAANERLRIAVESSEAYEGMGTTLTAMLWDGTRLGVAQVGDSRAYLLRDGELRQITSDQTFVQRLVEEGRLTPEEAEHHPQRSLLLQALDGRSDVEPAVQVTVPQVGDRFLLCSDGLSDYVDFEAIAGSLSLDSPDLAADALVARALDNGAPDNVTVIVADVVEDGTVDVGRRLLGAAARETPAGPPGSPVEEEAAAAEREGAEPVPGRTTGAHAGDLTRSRWVWLATLGVVVVMAVGGIVVFWHWTQKQWFVGITDGVVTVSRGIDVDLPVLRLHHVVERTDLTAASLPQYELEQVSSGIPARDRAAADQTVERLREAAQHCLQSPTTQGCPS; encoded by the coding sequence GTGACGCTGACCCTGCGCACGGCCGCCCGCTCAGACGTGGGCCTGGTCCGCACCAACAACGAGGACGCGGCGTACGTCGGCCCGCACCTGCTCGCCGTCGCCGACGGGATGGGCGGGCACGCGGCGGGGGAGATCGCGAGCAGCACGGTGGTGGCCGCCCTGCTGCCCCTCGACGAGCAGGAGCCCGGTCCGGACCTCGACGTCACCCTGCGGCGAGGCATCGACGCGGCCAACGAACGGCTGCGGATCGCGGTGGAGAGCAGCGAGGCGTACGAGGGGATGGGCACGACGCTGACCGCGATGCTGTGGGACGGCACCCGGCTCGGGGTCGCCCAGGTCGGTGACTCGCGTGCGTACTTGCTGCGCGACGGGGAGCTGCGCCAGATCACCTCCGACCAGACCTTCGTCCAGCGCCTGGTCGAGGAGGGCCGCCTCACCCCCGAGGAGGCCGAGCACCATCCCCAACGCTCGTTGCTTCTGCAGGCCCTCGACGGGCGCAGCGACGTCGAGCCGGCCGTGCAGGTGACCGTGCCGCAGGTGGGGGACCGCTTCCTGCTCTGCAGCGACGGGCTGTCGGACTACGTCGACTTCGAGGCCATCGCCGGGTCCCTGTCACTGGACTCACCGGACCTGGCCGCCGACGCGCTCGTCGCGCGGGCCCTGGACAACGGGGCACCGGACAACGTCACGGTGATCGTGGCCGACGTGGTGGAGGACGGCACGGTCGACGTCGGCCGGCGCCTGCTCGGCGCCGCGGCGCGCGAGACCCCGGCCGGCCCGCCCGGCAGCCCTGTCGAGGAGGAGGCGGCCGCGGCGGAGCGGGAGGGGGCGGAGCCCGTACCGGGCCGGACCACCGGCGCCCACGCGGGCGATCTGACCCGCAGCCGTTGGGTGTGGCTGGCGACCCTGGGGGTCGTCGTGGTCATGGCCGTCGGCGGCATCGTCGTCTTCTGGCACTGGACGCAGAAGCAGTGGTTCGTGGGGATCACCGACGGGGTGGTCACGGTGTCCCGAGGGATCGACGTCGACCTCCCCGTGCTCCGCCTGCACCACGTGGTCGAGCGCACCGACCTCACCGCCGCGAGCCTGCCCCAGTACGAGCTCGAGCAGGTGAGCAGCGGGATCCCCGCCCGCGACCGGGCCGCCGCCGACCAGACGGTGGAACGCCTGCGGGAGGCGGCGCAACACTGCCTGCAGTCTCCGACCACCCAGGGCTGCCCATCGTGA
- a CDS encoding penicillin-binding protein 2 has translation MIRPLRRMTLLLGLLFFSLLVQATRVQVIEARHLQTDTGNIRPIIAQYGRERGAILVGPAPVARSVDTGDARLRYERRYPMGPLYSAATGFYSLVYGATGIERAEDPILSGTDPRLLGSQFSDLIQGQARKGGSVLLTLNAAAQQAAYDGLRKYRGAVVAIEPSTGRILALVSSPSFDPNPLSANNAKTETTAWNAYTKDSNQPLLNRPLAKTYPPGSSFKIVTAAAALSSGKYTMTTEIPAPAALQLPQSTKKLPNYDNRPCFGGKVTLEQALQISCNTAMANVGLTLGDQTLREQAEKFGFNHTFQVPMTAAQSVFPADLNAPQTALAAIGQYDVRATALQMAMVAAGVANHGLVMKPYLVEQVNGPDLAPLSRTEPQEFDQAVTPLVASELTAMLVNVVDNGTGRPARIPGVQVAGKTGTAQTSPGHPPHAWFVAFAPAQDPKVAVAVVVEDGGNLGSEATGGKLSAPIAKAVIQAVLK, from the coding sequence GTGATCCGCCCGCTGCGCCGGATGACGCTGCTGCTCGGTCTGCTGTTCTTCTCGCTGCTCGTGCAGGCGACCAGGGTGCAGGTCATCGAGGCCCGGCACCTGCAGACCGACACCGGCAACATCCGGCCGATCATCGCCCAGTACGGACGCGAGCGCGGCGCGATCCTCGTCGGTCCGGCACCGGTCGCGCGATCGGTGGACACCGGCGACGCGCGCCTGCGCTACGAGCGGCGCTACCCGATGGGTCCGTTGTACTCCGCCGCGACCGGCTTCTACTCCCTGGTGTACGGCGCCACCGGCATCGAGCGGGCGGAGGACCCGATCCTGTCCGGGACCGACCCCCGGCTGCTCGGCAGCCAGTTCAGCGACCTCATCCAGGGGCAGGCCCGCAAGGGCGGGTCGGTCCTCCTGACGCTGAACGCGGCCGCCCAGCAGGCCGCCTACGACGGGCTGCGCAAGTACCGCGGCGCGGTCGTCGCCATCGAGCCCTCGACCGGGCGCATCCTCGCCCTGGTGTCGAGCCCCTCCTTCGACCCCAACCCCTTGTCGGCGAACAACGCCAAGACCGAGACCACCGCCTGGAACGCCTACACCAAGGACTCCAACCAGCCGCTGCTGAACCGCCCGCTCGCGAAGACGTACCCCCCCGGCTCGTCCTTCAAGATCGTTACCGCCGCCGCCGCGCTGTCCAGCGGCAAGTACACGATGACGACGGAGATCCCCGCGCCCGCCGCCCTGCAGCTGCCGCAGTCGACCAAGAAGCTGCCGAACTACGACAACCGCCCATGCTTCGGCGGCAAGGTGACTCTCGAGCAGGCGTTGCAGATCTCGTGCAACACCGCGATGGCCAACGTCGGCCTGACGCTGGGCGACCAGACACTGCGCGAGCAGGCCGAGAAGTTCGGCTTCAACCACACCTTCCAGGTCCCCATGACCGCGGCCCAGTCGGTGTTCCCGGCCGACCTCAACGCGCCGCAGACGGCACTCGCCGCGATCGGCCAGTACGACGTCCGGGCCACCGCCCTGCAGATGGCGATGGTCGCCGCCGGGGTGGCCAACCACGGACTGGTCATGAAGCCGTACCTCGTCGAGCAGGTCAACGGGCCCGACCTCGCGCCCCTGTCGCGGACCGAGCCCCAGGAGTTCGACCAGGCGGTCACCCCCCTGGTCGCCAGCGAGCTGACCGCGATGCTGGTCAACGTGGTCGACAACGGGACCGGTCGCCCCGCGAGGATCCCGGGGGTGCAGGTGGCCGGCAAGACCGGGACCGCGCAGACCAGCCCGGGCCACCCGCCGCACGCGTGGTTCGTCGCCTTCGCCCCGGCGCAGGACCCCAAGGTCGCGGTGGCGGTCGTCGTGGAGGACGGCGGGAACCTGGGGTCCGAGGCGACCGGCGGCAAGCTGTCGGCCCCGATCGCGAAGGCCGTGATCCAGGCGGTGCTCAAGTGA
- a CDS encoding FHA domain-containing protein, whose protein sequence is MSDFSLLLVKVSYLALLWLFVLVVASVMRRDLFPRRRAATTKTATAPPARTTKAPKPGKAARGAPRTLVVTSGALTGTTLPLADQPITLGRAPDNTIVLDDDYASGYHACLRPYEGRWLVEDLGSTNGTYLAKQKVTSPTVVPPGVPVKVGKTLLELRK, encoded by the coding sequence GTGTCGGACTTCTCGCTGCTGCTGGTCAAGGTCAGCTACCTGGCCCTGCTGTGGCTGTTCGTCCTCGTCGTCGCCTCCGTCATGCGCCGCGATCTGTTCCCGCGTCGGCGCGCCGCGACCACGAAGACCGCGACCGCACCGCCGGCGCGGACGACGAAGGCCCCCAAGCCGGGGAAGGCCGCCCGGGGCGCCCCGCGCACCCTGGTGGTCACCAGCGGGGCGCTCACCGGGACCACGCTGCCGCTGGCCGACCAGCCCATCACGCTCGGCCGGGCGCCGGACAACACGATCGTGCTCGACGACGACTACGCCTCCGGCTATCACGCCTGCCTTCGCCCCTACGAGGGCCGGTGGCTGGTCGAGGACCTCGGGTCCACGAACGGGACCTACCTGGCCAAGCAGAAGGTCACCAGTCCGACCGTGGTCCCGCCCGGCGTACCGGTCAAGGTCGGCAAGACCTTGCTCGAGCTGCGGAAGTAG
- a CDS encoding DUF3662 and FHA domain-containing protein, whose translation MGVLDRFEKRLDRLVNGAFARTFKAEVEPVEVAAALQRECDDRAAIVDRNRRVVPNVFTVELGPHDYERLQPYAAPLGAEFATMVREHAEEAGYTFFGPVDIELSRAEDLDTGLFRIRSDVRASADAYPPAPAAPATPLAPVAATARQPQAPTAQPTGAREGTPSLEHDGQRWALRSPATTIGRAPECDIQIDDPGISRSHARIELDPDPVVIDLGSTNGTWVDGRRVQRAPLRDGSSLALGSTTFLVRLGR comes from the coding sequence ATGGGTGTGCTCGACCGCTTCGAGAAGCGGCTCGACCGCCTGGTCAACGGCGCCTTCGCCCGCACCTTCAAGGCCGAGGTCGAACCGGTCGAGGTGGCCGCGGCGCTGCAGCGCGAGTGCGACGACCGAGCCGCCATCGTCGACCGCAACCGCCGGGTCGTCCCCAATGTCTTCACCGTCGAGCTCGGCCCGCACGACTACGAGCGTCTCCAGCCCTACGCCGCCCCGCTGGGGGCGGAGTTCGCCACGATGGTGCGCGAGCACGCCGAGGAGGCCGGCTACACCTTCTTCGGCCCGGTGGACATCGAGCTGTCCCGCGCGGAGGACCTCGACACCGGCTTGTTCCGTATCCGCAGCGACGTACGTGCCTCCGCCGATGCCTACCCGCCCGCGCCGGCCGCGCCGGCCACTCCCCTCGCTCCGGTGGCCGCGACGGCGCGCCAGCCCCAGGCGCCGACCGCCCAGCCGACGGGGGCCCGCGAAGGAACCCCATCGCTCGAGCACGACGGGCAGCGATGGGCCCTGCGCTCCCCGGCGACCACGATCGGCCGGGCGCCGGAGTGCGACATCCAGATCGACGACCCGGGGATCTCCCGTTCCCACGCCCGCATCGAGCTGGACCCCGACCCGGTCGTCATCGACCTCGGCTCCACCAACGGGACCTGGGTCGATGGTCGCCGGGTCCAGCGGGCCCCGCTGCGGGACGGGTCATCCCTCGCCCTGGGCTCCACGACCTTCCTCGTGCGGCTCGGGCGCTAG
- a CDS encoding FtsW/RodA/SpoVE family cell cycle protein yields MSTTATATRTPPSAPPAGVGGAGRLAELVLLVLAVAVGAGAYAQVRLADTGRLPVGFWVWVAVGAAIALAAHVAVRLLAPYSDPVILPVVVALNGLGLALIYRLDIAAQDRATSRGGAPPTSYAEHQVVWTLLGVGLFVLVLLLVRELRVLSRLTYTAMLVGLVLLVLPLLPHVGVTINGARIWIRVGGLSFQPGEVAKLALIVFFAGYLVVKRDVLSLARSRVLGIDLPRGRDLGPIVVAWLASLAILVFQKDLGTSLLFFGLFVAMLYVATERVGWLVIGAVLFLLGSTAAYLLFAHVHDRVQVWLHPFADPNTKGYQIVQALYGLADGSILGSGIAQGHPDLVPFANSDFIVSTAGELLGLTGLMALITLYAILVERGLKAAVQVRDPFGRLLAFGLAFAVGLQVFVVVGGVTQLIPLTGLTTPFMSQGGSSLVANWVLAGLLLRVSDTARRPPPYVAPLEHVPPAPPPGVTAQPTPRDGGDPLVDTQVVGS; encoded by the coding sequence GTGAGCACCACCGCCACCGCGACGAGGACACCCCCGTCGGCCCCGCCCGCGGGTGTGGGTGGCGCCGGCCGGCTCGCCGAGCTCGTCCTGCTCGTGCTGGCCGTGGCCGTCGGCGCAGGCGCCTACGCCCAGGTCCGGCTCGCCGACACCGGCCGCCTGCCGGTCGGCTTCTGGGTCTGGGTGGCGGTCGGCGCGGCGATCGCGCTCGCCGCGCACGTCGCGGTACGTCTGCTCGCACCGTACTCCGACCCGGTCATCCTCCCCGTCGTCGTGGCCCTCAACGGGCTCGGTCTCGCGCTGATCTATCGCCTCGACATCGCCGCGCAGGACCGGGCCACCAGCCGCGGCGGTGCCCCGCCCACCAGCTATGCCGAGCACCAGGTCGTGTGGACGCTGCTCGGGGTCGGCCTGTTCGTCCTCGTCCTGCTCCTCGTTCGCGAGCTTCGGGTCCTGTCGCGACTCACCTACACGGCGATGCTCGTCGGCCTGGTGCTCCTCGTCCTCCCGTTGCTGCCGCACGTCGGCGTGACCATCAACGGCGCCCGCATCTGGATCCGCGTCGGCGGCCTGTCCTTCCAGCCCGGCGAGGTCGCCAAGCTCGCCCTCATCGTCTTCTTCGCCGGCTACCTGGTGGTCAAGCGCGACGTCCTCTCCCTCGCCCGCAGCCGGGTCCTCGGCATCGACCTGCCCCGCGGACGTGATCTCGGCCCCATCGTGGTCGCCTGGCTGGCCAGCCTCGCCATCCTCGTGTTCCAGAAGGACCTCGGCACCTCGCTGCTGTTCTTCGGGCTGTTCGTAGCGATGCTCTACGTCGCCACCGAGCGAGTTGGCTGGCTGGTCATCGGTGCCGTGCTGTTCCTGCTCGGGTCGACCGCCGCCTACCTGCTGTTCGCGCACGTCCACGACCGCGTCCAGGTGTGGCTGCACCCCTTCGCCGACCCGAACACGAAGGGCTACCAGATCGTCCAGGCTCTGTACGGCCTCGCGGACGGCTCCATCCTCGGGTCGGGGATCGCGCAGGGCCACCCAGACCTCGTGCCCTTCGCCAACTCCGACTTCATCGTCTCGACCGCGGGTGAGCTGCTGGGGCTCACCGGGCTCATGGCGCTGATCACGCTGTACGCGATCCTCGTCGAGCGCGGCCTGAAGGCGGCCGTCCAGGTACGCGACCCCTTCGGGCGCCTGCTCGCGTTCGGACTGGCGTTCGCCGTGGGGCTGCAGGTCTTCGTGGTCGTCGGCGGGGTCACCCAGCTGATCCCGCTGACCGGGCTCACCACACCGTTCATGTCGCAGGGCGGCTCGTCCCTCGTGGCCAACTGGGTGCTCGCCGGGCTGTTGCTGCGGGTCAGTGACACCGCTCGCCGGCCCCCGCCGTACGTCGCTCCGCTGGAACACGTACCGCCGGCCCCGCCGCCCGGCGTCACCGCGCAGCCCACCCCGCGCGACGGGGGCGACCCGCTGGTGGACACCCAGGTGGTGGGGTCGTGA
- a CDS encoding NAD-dependent epimerase/dehydratase family protein, translating to MSTPRPGATMVIGGTGWIGRELAAQAARRGPVVIGSRRPASPGTVRVTSQDQLERTLHDHDVRLVVSCAGLIAGDEAALHAANSALPDLVGRACLARSVPLVHVGSAAEYGVPVRTLVAETDPTSPVSSYGTSKLAGTQALLDLSERGLDVVVARVFNVVGPDQPRTTPTGEFVEAVRALPDADGVVTVRDASLVRDFVGLRWVAHALLALGEVEDPPHVVNVCSGVGHSFHDVITALADHRGVPVTIQSTSPGGIPRVVGDPSLLRRLVAGLPAESLEDLAEQMLGSR from the coding sequence GTGAGCACGCCCCGGCCCGGCGCGACCATGGTGATCGGGGGGACCGGCTGGATCGGGCGTGAGCTTGCCGCCCAGGCCGCCCGACGCGGTCCGGTCGTCATCGGGTCCCGGCGGCCCGCGTCACCGGGCACTGTGCGTGTCACGAGCCAGGACCAGCTGGAGCGCACGCTTCACGACCATGACGTACGCCTGGTCGTCAGCTGCGCCGGCCTGATCGCCGGAGACGAGGCCGCCCTGCACGCGGCGAACTCAGCCTTGCCCGACCTGGTGGGCAGAGCCTGCCTCGCCCGGTCGGTGCCGCTGGTGCACGTCGGTTCCGCCGCGGAGTACGGCGTGCCCGTACGGACTCTCGTGGCCGAGACGGACCCGACCAGCCCGGTCTCCTCGTACGGGACGTCGAAGCTCGCGGGCACTCAGGCACTGCTCGACCTGTCGGAGCGGGGACTCGACGTCGTCGTCGCGCGAGTCTTCAACGTGGTGGGACCCGACCAGCCCCGAACCACACCGACGGGGGAGTTCGTCGAGGCGGTACGCGCCCTGCCCGACGCCGACGGCGTCGTCACCGTCCGGGACGCCAGCCTGGTGCGCGACTTCGTCGGTCTCCGATGGGTCGCGCACGCCCTGCTGGCCCTGGGCGAGGTCGAGGACCCTCCCCACGTCGTCAACGTGTGCTCCGGCGTCGGCCACAGCTTCCACGACGTCATCACCGCCCTTGCCGATCACCGCGGTGTCCCCGTGACGATCCAGAGCACCTCGCCCGGGGGGATCCCTCGGGTGGTCGGCGATCCCTCGTTGTTGCGTCGACTGGTTGCGGGCCTGCCCGCAGAGTCACTCGAGGACCTGGCGGAGCAGATGTTGGGCTCTCGGTGA
- the crgA gene encoding cell division protein CrgA, producing the protein MPKSRTRRKQAYTPPPPPSAETAPKVRRWIAPFMVTMFLIGLVYLVVWYLSQGNLPIMDALGPWNVAVGFGFILVGFVASTQWR; encoded by the coding sequence GTGCCCAAGTCGCGTACCCGCCGCAAGCAGGCCTACACGCCGCCGCCCCCGCCGAGCGCCGAGACCGCCCCGAAGGTCCGCCGCTGGATCGCGCCCTTCATGGTGACGATGTTCCTCATCGGCCTGGTCTACCTGGTCGTCTGGTACCTGAGCCAGGGGAACCTGCCGATCATGGACGCCCTCGGGCCCTGGAACGTCGCCGTGGGCTTCGGCTTCATCCTCGTGGGGTTCGTGGCGTCCACCCAGTGGCGCTGA
- a CDS encoding aminodeoxychorismate/anthranilate synthase component II, translating to MSRAQPLRILVVDNYDSFVFNLVQYLAQLGAEPVVHRNDEVDAAAALGFDGVLLSPGPGTPEQAGVCVDMVRAAAGRVPVLGVCLGHQAIAVAYGGTVGRAPELLHGKTSRVEHSGAGVLAGLPSPFTATRYHSLAVDPATVPAELEVTARTPGGVIMALRHRSLAVEGVQFHPESVLTEGGHRLLANWLTVCGDPDAIARSVGLAPVVAHAG from the coding sequence GTGAGCCGGGCTCAGCCCCTGCGGATCCTCGTGGTCGACAACTACGACAGCTTCGTGTTCAACCTCGTGCAGTACCTCGCACAACTCGGCGCCGAACCGGTCGTGCATCGCAACGACGAGGTCGATGCCGCCGCGGCGCTCGGCTTCGACGGGGTGCTGCTGTCCCCGGGACCGGGCACGCCGGAGCAGGCCGGGGTCTGTGTCGACATGGTGCGGGCGGCGGCGGGGCGCGTACCCGTCCTCGGCGTCTGCCTCGGGCACCAGGCCATCGCCGTCGCGTACGGCGGCACGGTCGGGCGCGCCCCGGAGCTGCTGCACGGCAAGACCAGCCGGGTCGAGCACTCCGGGGCCGGCGTCCTGGCGGGGCTGCCGAGCCCGTTCACCGCGACGCGCTACCACTCCCTGGCGGTGGACCCGGCCACGGTGCCGGCCGAGCTCGAGGTGACCGCGCGGACCCCGGGTGGGGTGATCATGGCCCTGCGTCACCGCAGCCTGGCCGTCGAGGGGGTCCAGTTCCATCCGGAGTCGGTGCTCACCGAGGGCGGGCACCGGCTGCTCGCCAACTGGCTGACCGTCTGCGGCGACCCGGACGCGATCGCACGTTCGGTCGGCCTGGCCCCGGTCGTCGCCCACGCCGGCTGA